A stretch of Oryza brachyantha chromosome 4, ObraRS2, whole genome shotgun sequence DNA encodes these proteins:
- the LOC102720595 gene encoding gibberellin 2-beta-dioxygenase 8-like, producing MDPSCPPFPQAPPLQLQPGLPGLELPTLDLERVGGDGRAALAAACRDLGVFRVVNHGVPGELRGRLMELGKQLLGREPFELKKAQPGYFWGTAALQSLRVKDVNWLEGLHVDLVPGSSPSPSRVGDGGDGWIRVRALMAEYGDHMARIARKLFDALAAELGLDGPQTASYLAERRGFLRLYRYPPCPSSHSRLGMEPHTDSSVLSIILGQDHAGGLQVLRGGAWHDVSPAPGELLVNLGDMMTAISGGLYQSARHRVLASRPSTERLSCCYFAFPRDDAVLEAPGGISSAYRPFSYREFREQVQADIKATGTKVGLSRFHATTTR from the exons ATGGACCCGTCGTGCCCTCCGTTCCCgcaggcgccgccgctgcagctgcagcccGGTCTGCCCGGGCTGGAGCTGCCGACACTGGACCTggagcgcgtcggcggcgacggcagggcggcgctggcggcggcctGCCGGGATCTGGGCGTGTTCCGGGTGGTCAACCACGGCGTCCCCGGCGAGCTCCGTGGGCGGCTGATGGAGCTGGGGAAGCAGCTGCTGGGTCGGGAGCCCTTCGAGCTGAAGAAGGCGCAGCCGGGCTACTTCTGGGGAACGGCGGCGCTGCAGTCGCTCCGCGTCAAGGACGTCAACTGGCTGGAGGGGCTCCATGTCGATCTCGTCCCCggctcgtcgccgtctccgtcgcggGTCGGCGATGGTGGCGATGGCTGGATTCGGGTCAGGGCGCTCATGGCGGAGTACGGCGACCACATGGCCCGCATCGCCCGCAAGCTGTtcgacgccctcgccgccgagctgGGCCTCGACGGGCCCCAGACGGCGTCCTACCTCGCTGAGCGCCGGGGCTTCCTGCGCCTGTACCGCTACCCGCCCTGCCCCTCCTCCCACTCTCGCCTCGGGATGGAGCCCCACACCGACAGCTCCGTCCTCTCCATCATCCTCGGCCAGGACCACGCCGGCGGCCTGCAGGTGCTCCGTGGCGGCGCGTGGCACGACGTCTCCCCGGCGCCCGGCGAGCTCCTCGTCAACCTGGGCGACATGATGACGGCCATAAGCGGCGGCCTGTACCAGAGCGCGCGCCACAGGGTGCTGGCGAGCCGGCCCTCCACGGAGAGGCTGTCGTGCTGCTACTTCGCCTTCCCGCGGGACGACGCCGTCCTCGAGGCGCCCGGCGGCATCAGCAGCGCGTACAGGCCCTTCTCCTACAGGGAGTTCCGCGAGCAGGTGCAGGCCGACATCAAGGCCACCGGCACCAAGGTCGGCCTCAGCCGCTTCCACGCCACAACCACCAG ATGA